In a genomic window of Notolabrus celidotus isolate fNotCel1 unplaced genomic scaffold, fNotCel1.pri scaffold_172_arrow_ctg1, whole genome shotgun sequence:
- the si:dkey-154p10.3 gene encoding zinc finger protein 182 has translation MTLGLCRISATKPPPPPPPPPPLSPPPPLSPPPPPLSPPAPPPPCSSQPAPPPPDDHLNQSPSSLARGRSLPCLLCGLTLPSRRLLSVHMRSHRAGGGFSCVSCSVTADSWEELEPHWRSHCRGRGRGRGEEGQDQEKKKKKAISCPVGLKKFRSSSSRNTRQQTHSSCSQRHHDDSSGRWRRRSGRKTGLTDGSQYVLLQSVTEKKKKTEETDFSCSLCDRKFSSRLTLRRHLGVHGGLKPFTCPHCPYSSRLKASLLQHLRTHTGERPYRCAQCAYASIDRSSLLRHSRTHSAERPYRCELCDYSSIQKKSLDLHARRHHTGIAFPCQQCDYTSPDPQLLQRHARRHHAPSQHATL, from the exons ATGACTCTGGGTCTGTGCCGCATCTCAGCCACCaaacctccccctcctcctcctcctcctccccctctctctcctcctccccctctctctcctcctcctccccctctctctcctcctgcccctcctcccccttgctcctcccagcctgcccccccacCTCCTGATGACCACCTAAACCAGTCACCCAGCAGCCTGGCGAGGGGGAGGAGCTTGCCATGTCTCCTGTGCGGTCTGACGCTGCCGTCGCGCCGGCTGCTGAGTGTCCACATGCGCTCTCACCGGGCTGGCGGCGGGTTCAGCTGCGTCTCCTGCAGCGTGACGGCAGACAGCTGGGAGGAGCTGGAGCCTCATTGGAGGAGCCACTGCAGGGGGCGGGGCAGGGGGCGGGGGGAGGAAGGACAGgatcaagagaagaagaagaagaaggccaTCAGCTGTCCCGTCGGTCTGAAGAAGTTCAGAAGCTCCTCCTCCAGAAACACTCgccaacaaacacacagcagctgcagccagCGTCACCATGACGACAGCTCAG GCAGGTGGCGGCGGCGTTCTGGGAGGAAGACGGGACTCACAGACGG atctCAGTATGTTTTGCTGCAGAGcgtcacagagaagaagaagaagacagaggagacagacttCTCCTGTTCCCTGTGTGACAG GAAGTTCTCCTCCAGACTGACTTTGAGGCGACACCTGGGCGTCCATGGAGGACTCAAACCGTTCACCTGTCCACACTGCCCCTacagcagcagactgaaggcCTCACTGCTGCaacacctgaggacacacacag gtgaGAGGCCCTACAGGTGTGCTCAGTGTGCGTATGCGTCCATCGACCGCAGCTCTCTGCTCAGACACAGCCGGACTCACAGTGCGGAGCGTCCGTACAGGTGTGAGCTCTGTGACTACAGCAG TATCCAGAAGAAGAGCCTGGACCTCCACGCCCGCCGTCATCACACAGGTATAGCGTTTCCATGCCAACAGTGTGACTACACGAGTCCAGaccctcagctgctgcagagacacgCCCGCCGACACCACGCCCCCTCTCAGCACGCCACGCTCTGA
- the bfsp2 gene encoding phakinin: MPLPRRRSSFLGQPSTERPAPASCGRISSVGTAAPRGVFVGSAPPMGGASCLGTRVSRRALGISSVFLQGMRSSAAPVVPRAGERAAGPGAAAGLNSCLMEYRDKVRALEQLNQQLEAQIRLSLDRKASSAGAWGALRREWEDVYRQVSEAILDNARLMLQTENIQANAEDFKERFEGEQPLRRAVEEEIGSLYRVIDEANVTRAELEGQMENMRTELRHLEHNHEQDVRVLYSQIAGREVDEPDAPIETSLDQILAYIRTHWEKVTERNRAETDSYLECKEAQCVSSRLSPEEEQVEALKAECNDMGCKIQSLQAETESIRALKRGLENSLGDAGHWHDMELQNLGSLVAKLEAELGDVRSEIEQQRRDYDTLLSNKQRLEQEIGVYHGILDGEERRFLPTEATCPGAHTDPEGSAPDFRIDPPGQ; the protein is encoded by the exons ATGCCTCTGCCACGACGCCGCTCATCCTTCCTGGGACAGCCGTCTACGGAGCGCCCAGCTCCGGCCTCCTGTGGACGGATCAGCTCGGTGGGCACCGCCGCCCCGCGCGGCGTGTTCGTGGGCTCTGCCCCTCCGATGGGCGGGGCTTCCTGTCTAGGGACGCGGGTGTCCCGGCGGGCCCTGGGCATCAGCAGCGTCTTCCTGCAGGGCATGAGGAGCAGCGCGGCGCCCGTCGTGCCGCGGGCCGGGGAGCGGGCGGCAGGTCCGGGGGCGGCGGCGGGACTCAACAGCTGTCTGATGGAGTACAGGGACAAAGTCCGAGCGCTGGAACAACTGAACCAGCAGCTGGAGGCCCAGATCCGCCTCAGCCTGGACCGCAAGGCCTCCAGCGCCGGGGCCTGGGGGGCGCTCAGGAGGGAGTGGGAGGACGTCTACAGACAG gtcAGTgaagccatcctggacaacgcTCGGCTGATGCTGCAGACAGAGAACATCCAGGCCAACGCCGAGGACTTCAAGgagag GTTCGAGGGGGAGCAGCCTCTGAGGCGTGCGGTGGAGGAGGAGATCGGCTCTCTGTACCGGGTCATCGATGAGGCCAACGTGACGAGGGCGGAGCTAGAGGGTCAGATGGAGAACATGAGGACTGAACTACGTCACCTGGAGCACAACCACGAGCAG GATGTTCGAGTCCTTTACAGTCAGATTGCGGGCCGTGAGGTGGACGAACCAGACGCCCCCATTGAGACCAGTCTGGACCAGATCCTGGCCTACATCAGGACCCACTGGGAGAAGGTGACGGAGAGGAACCGCGCCGAGACCGACAGCTACCTGGAGTGTAAG gaggcaCAGTGTGTGAGCAGCAGGCTGAGTcctgaggaggagcaggtggaggcGCTGAAGGCAGAGTGCAACGATATGGGCTGCAAGATTCAGAGTCTGCAGGCGGAGACCGAGTCCATCAGAGCCCTG AAACGGGGTCTGGAGAACTCTCTGGGGGACGCGGGTCACTGGCACGACATGGAGCTCCAGAATCTGGGCTCTTTGGTCGCCAAGCTGGAGGCGGAGCTTGGAGACGTGCGCAGCGAGATCGAACAGCAGCGCCGTGACTACGACACGTTGCTTAGCAACAAGCAACGTCTTGAGCAGGAGATCGGCGTGTACCACGGGATCCTGGATGGGGAGGAGCGCCGCTTCCTGCCCACCGAGGCAAC
- the ccr9a gene encoding C-C chemokine receptor type 9a, with translation MDYSMTTFPTEDPSSSLSPSPGTVDYDYLDLLCDRESVRAFRQQVEPPFFLLITLVGGAGNLLVVWIYLNYRQRLKTMTDVYLLNLAVADLLFLVTLPLWAAEALHGWRFSLALCKVNSALYKVNLFSGMLLLTCISVDRYVVIVLPTKAQNSRGERRRCSLLVCLGVWSVALLLAVPDLVYAHITDVDSQQYCRNVFPSHLGRSVKILLLSLQVSMGFFLPFIVMFFCYSVIFIKLLKTRNFQKHKAIRVILAVVVAFVVSQLPHNGMLVMEAAQANNTTITNCEEMKRLDKVGQILKILAYMHACLNPFLYVFVGVRFRRDLQQLLCCQRLRRRQSAKSQLSKSFRSPLSSTRASVMSDSDTSQALSL, from the exons ATGGATTACAGCATGACCACGTTCCCCACAGAG GACCCGTCCTCCTCCCTCAGCCCCTCCCCTGGGACTGTGGACTACGACTACCTGGACCTGTTGTGTGACCGTGAGTCCGTGCGGGCGTTCCGGCAGCAGGTGGAGCCCCCGTTCTTCCTGTTGATCACCTTGGTGGGCGGAGCCGGAAACCTGCTGGTGGTGTGGATCTACCTGAACTACCGGCAGCGTCTGAAGACCATGACCGACGTGTACCTGTTGAACCTGGCGGTGGCAGACCTGCTGTTCCTGGTCACGCTGCCCCTCTGGGCGGCCGAGGCGCTGCACGGCTGGAGGTTCAGCCTGGCCCTCTGTAAGGTGAACTCCGCCCTCTACAAGGTGAACCTGTTCAGCGGCATGCTGCTGCTCACCTGCATCAGCGTGGACCGCTACGTGGTCATCGTTCTGCCCACCAAGGCACAAAACTCGCGGGGGGAGCGCCGCCGCTGCAGCCTGTTGGTGTGCTTGGGGGTGTGGTCTGTGGCACTGCTGCTGGCGGTTCCCGACCTGGTGTACGCCCACATCACGGACGTGGACTCGCAGCAGTACTGCAGGAACGTCTTCCCGTCTCACCTGGGGAGGAGCGTGAAGATCCTGCTGCTGTCCCTGCAGGTGAGCATGGGCTTCTTCCTGCCCTTCATCGTCATGTTCTTCTGCTACAGCGTCATCTTCATCAAGCTGCTCAAGACCAGGAACTTCCAGAAGCACAAGGCCATCCGGGTCATCCTGGCCGTGGTGGTGGCGTTCGTCGTGTCCCAGCTGCCCCACAACGGCATGCTGGTGATGGAGGCTGCGCAGGCCAACAACACCACCATCACCAACTGTGAGGAGATGAAGCGCTTAGATAAGGTGGGGCAGATCCTGAAGATCCTGGCCTACATGCACGCCTGCCTGAACCCGTTCCTCTACGTCTTCGTTGGTGTGCGTTTCCGCCGggacctgcagcagctgctctgtTGCCAACGCCTCCGCCGCCGCCAATCCGCTAAGAGTCAGCTGAGCAAGTCTTTCAGGAGTCCGCTGAGCTCCACCAGAGCGTCCGTGATGTCAGACAGCGACACCTCACAGGCTCTGTCGCTGTAG
- the LOC117808876 gene encoding PX domain-containing protein 1-like: protein MSSGVHVTQVWVELLSAGQVEVRAGLSYGSFLLLHRTDEDLARMMKRLVNSFHDDRETLSSSLLTVTPPPQSIIHEDQKVDQSIIHEDQKIDQSSIHEDQKVDQSIIFEDQKIDQSNRHAVQDDDQSIIHEDQDDDQSIIHEDQDEDLSSGHEDQDLRDFQSTGSLSEISRSNGFCLANTETILFDPTPPTNCVNQSEDSTVRR from the exons ATGTCATCAGGTGTGCATGTGACGCAGGTGTGGGTGGAGCTCCTCTCGGCTGGGCAGGTGGAGGTGAGGGCGGGGCTGTCATACGGCAGCTTCCTGCTGCTCCACAGGACTGATGAAGACTTGGCTCGGATGATGAAGAGGCTGGTGAACAGTTTCCACGACGACAGAGAGACGCTGTCCTCCAGCCTGCTCACAG taacaccccccccccaGTCCATTATCCATGAGGACCAGAAAGTAGACCAGTCCATTATCCATGAAGACCAGAAGATAGACCAGTCCAGTATCCATGAGGACCAGAAGGTAGACCAGTCCATTATCTTTGAAGACCAGAAGATAGACCAGTCCAACAGGCATGCTGTCCAGGATGATGACCAGTCCATTATCCATGAGGACCAGGATGACGACCAGTCCATTATCCATGAGGACCAGGATGAAGACCTGTCCTCTGGGCATGAGGACCAGGATCTGAGGGATTTCCAGAGTACCGGGTCTCTGTCAG aGATCTCAAGGTCAAACGGTTTCTGTCTGGCTAACACTGAGACCATCCTGTTTGACCCGACTCCGCCCACAAACTGTGTCAACCAATCAGAAGACTCAACAGTAAGACGGTAA